One Vallitalea okinawensis genomic window, ATCATTAGCGACCGTAGGACTATATAGTATTGCGATGCAATTTGGGAACTTAATAGATATTGTACAGATGTCAGTAAATAGAGCCTTTCAGCCCTGGTTTTATGAAATGATGAAAAAACATGATACTGAAAGCATTAAAGAGGCTGTTAACCTTTCGAATGTGCTACTTATCTTTTACTCATTAATATACATGGGAATTGGCTTATTTTCACAAGAAGTGGTTATATTGATGACGAATGATGATTATACTCTAGCATGGACCGTAATCCCAATACTTGTAGTGGGTTTTTCGGTAAAATCAATGTATTATTTTTATGTTAATATAATAATGTTTTATAAAGCAGCAGCTAGAAAGTTATTTATTGCAACTATTATAGGCAGTTTCGTTGACATTATATTAGCCTATTTGTTAGTACCACATTATGGGATGTATGGGTCAGCTATATCTTTTTTACTGGCAAAAATAATCATTGTTTATATAGCTATCTTTTTAAGTAAACTATACGACAATGTAGGTTACAGTGTTCTAAAAATGTTGAGTATTATTGTACCGAGCCTTCTTTTTATGGCAGTTGGATTGTATTTTAGTTATACTCGGTATTTGACTGTATTTAGTTTCAGCAATTTAATATATAAAGTTATAGTAGTAGTAACATATATCTGCTTTGTATACTTGACTAATAAAAAAATTATTGATAAATCATTAAAGTCTGTTAAATTTCAAAGAGTATTAAAAAAGAAAAAACCATAGAATTGTAAAATAAATAACCACTGAAAGTTATCTTGTTTTAATATAATAGGTTTATTTTAAAAAAATAATTTTGGTTATAGATAAATTTAGTTAGAATGAAAAGTGAAATAAGTTAAATTTTTTTTATAACAAAATAAAACACTTATTAGAGCTATTGAATATGTTAACCTTGTAGTGTTTGAGTAATCTTGAATACAAAAGGTAGCGGATGTAAAGCAATATTAAGTAGAATTCTTTAGAACAAAGCGATAGTACCAGATACTAACGTATTGTTTTATAGAATATTCTGATAAATTTTAATGTGATATTTGAGTTAGGGGGAGAAAGAAATGTATAAAATATCAGTAGCAGGAACAGGTTATGTAGGTCTTGTGGCAGGGGTTTGTTTTGCTGAAGTGGGACACCAAGTTACTTGCGTAGATATTGATGAAAAGAAAGTAAATTTAATGAAAAGTGGAGTGTCACCAATATATGAAGTTGACTTAGAAGGGCTTATGCAGAAGAATTATGCCGAAGGTAGATTAGATTATACTACTGATTACAAAACAGCCTACAGAGAATCAGATGCTATATTTATTGGTGTTGGAACTCCAGAGCAGCCAGATGGCTCTGCAAATTTAAGCTATATAGCAACAGTTGCAAGACAGATAGCTGAAAACATAGAAAAGGACTGTCTTGTGGTGGTAAAATCTACAGTGCCAGTAGGTACTAATGATAAGGTTGAGCAGTTTATAAAAGACTTTTTAGTAAATGATGTGAAAGTAGAAGTAGCATCAAATCCAGAGTTCTTAGCACAAGGGACAGCAGTACATGATACACTTCATGCTGCAAGAATAATCATTGGAACGGAAAGTAAATGGGCAGAAGAGATGCTTATGAATATATATGAACCTTTTAAACTTCCTACAGTATCAGTAAATAGAAGATCAGCAGAAATGATAAAGTATGCTTCAAATGACTTCCTAGCTCTTAAAATATCATATATGAATGATATAGCTAATCTTTGTGAGCTTGTAGGAGCTAATATCCAAGACGTAGCTAAGGGGATGAGTTATGATGAGCGTATAGGAGCTAAATTCTTAAATGCTGGTATTGGATACGGTGGGTCATGTTTTCCTAAGGATACAAAGGCTCTTGAATATCTTGCAAGACAAAATGGTTACGAGCTTAGAACTATTAAAGCAGCTATAGATGTGAACAAAGATCAAAAGACTCTTCTTTATAAGAAGGCTTGCAGAAGACTTATAACATTTACTGGTTTAAAAGTAGCAGTACTTGGACTTACCTTTAAACCAGGAACAGATGATTTAAGAGAAGCACCATCACTTGAAAATGTACCTTTATTATTAGAAGCTGGATCAGATATATGTGCTTATGATCCAGTAGGTAAGGATAACTTTAATAGCGTATATCCAGAAGGAAAAATCGGACAAGGTTCAATAAAATATGTTGAAAATGCAGAGGAAGCTTTAAAAGGTGCAAATATTTGCTTTATTTTTACTGAGTGGGATGAAATTAAAGCAGTACTTCCTGAGGATTACAAGAAGCTTATGAAAACACCTTTAATATATGATGGAAGAAACTTATATAATAATGAAGTTATGAAAGAAGTAGGAGTGGAGTACTATTCTATTGGAAGACCATATATGAGACTTTCTAATGCCATGGCTGAAGTAGCAGCAACTAAAAATTAATTAGATTTTAAAATTTTTAGATATAAAAGAAGTAGAGTATTATTCTATAGAATGAATAGTGCTTCTCTTTTTAAGGGGGTAAAAATTTGAGTTATAAAACACTAGATGCAACTAAAACATATCTAATTACTGGAGCAGCAGGTTTTATTGGATTTTATTTATCAAAGAAGCTATTAGAAAAAGGTTGTCGAGTAATTGGTATTGATAATATAAATGGCTATTATGATGTAAATCTTAAATATGAAAGATTAGAAAAGCTTAATCCTTTTGAGAATTTTACTTTTATCAAAGGAAACATTTCAGATAAGGCCATGATTATGGAAACTTTTGTGGAGTTTAAGCCCAATATCGTAGTAAATTTGGCTGCCCAAGCTGGGGTAAGATATTCTATAGAGAATCCTGATGTGTATATAGAAAGTAATATCATAGGCTTTTTTAATATCCTTGAAGCTTGTAGATATAATCCAGTAGACCATCTTGTGTATGCATCTTCAAGTTCTGTATATGGTTCTAATAAAAAAGTACCATTTGAAGAAACTGATTTTGTCGACCATCCAGTATCTCTTTATGCGGCTACTAAGAAATCTAATGAGCTTATGGCCCATACCTATAGCCATCTTTATAAGATTCCAGCTACTGGACTTAGATTTTTTACAGTTTATGGTCCTATAGGTAGACCTGATATGGCATATTTTGATTTTGTTGATAAACACTTTAAAGGAGAACCTATAAAGATATTTAATAATGGTGATTTTAAAAATGATTTGTATAGAGATTTTACTTATGTAGACGATATCGTAGAAGGAATTGAAAGACTTCTTAGCAATCCACCAAGTATAATCATTGAAGAAAGAGGAGAAAAAAGTGTGCATCATAGAGTATTTAACATAGGAAATAACAGTCCTGAAAAGCTAATGACTTTCATACGGACATTAGAGAAAGCACTAAGTAACGCATTAGGTAGAAAAGTAGAATTTGACAAATTATTTGAGTCACTTAAAGCGGGTGACGTACCAGCGACCTATGCATCAACAGATAAGCTTCAAGAAGTTGTAGGGTTTAAGCCTTCTATAGGTATAGAAGAAGGATTGCAGAGATTTGCTGATTGGTATGTGAAGTATTACGGGGTTAAATAATAGTAGATATCTATATAGATTAATTATTGACGAGGGGGAATCAAAATGAAAGTAAGAAAAGCCATAATACCAGCTGCAGGTCTTGGTACTAGATTTTTACCTGCAACTAAGGCTCAGCCAAAAGAGATGTTACCAATTGTTGATAAACCAACATTACAATATATTGTTGAAGAGGCAGTAGATTCAGGAATAGAAGAGATTTTAATTATTACAGGTCGCAACAAAAAAAGCATCGAAGATCATTTTGACCGCAGTATTGAGTTAGAGCTTGAGCTTGAGAAAAAAGGAAAAGATGATATGCTTACTGAAGTAAGAAAAATATCTAATATGGTCAACATTCACTATATCCGTCAAAAAGAACCTAAAGGACTTGGTCATGCGATCCATTGTGCAAAATCATTTATAGGTAACGAACCATTCGCTGTTTTATTGGGCGATGATATTGTACATAATCCATCCAAGCCTTGCCTTAAGCAGATGATTGATGCATATGACGAGTACAAGACATCTATATTAGGAGTACAAGAAGTAGCTGATGCAGATGTAAGTAAGTACGGTATTGTTGATGGTAAACATATTGAAGACAGTGTATATAAGGTAAAAGGATTAGTTGAAAAACCATCAAAAGAAGAAGCACCTTCTAATGTAGCTATCCTTGGAAGATACATCATAAACCCTGTTATATTTGAAATCTTAGAGCATATAACACCTGGTAAAGGTGAAGAGATTCAATTAACAGATGCTTTAAATGATTTAGCCCAAAGAGAAGCTATGTATGCTTATAATTTTGAAGGGAAAAGATACGATGTAGGAAATAAATTAGGATTCTTGGAAGCCACTGTTGAGTTTGCATTGAGATGTGAAGATTTAACAGATGAGTTTTTGAAGTATCTTTCAAAGACTGTTAAAGAAGAAAGTGAGGGTATAGAGCTTGATGAAATTATAGTTAGTGAAGTGTAAGATATAAGTGATTAATATCTTGGACTATTATCATAATTTGGATACTACTCATATTTCATCTATGATCCCAACCTGCCACTCAATCTGTAAGCTGAGTAAGGGAGTAAAAAAGGTGATCGTAGAGACGGTTAAGAAAGTTCGCCCTAAGGCGGATTTTAATATAAACAATCAGAAAAAAATACTTAATTTCTGCATATTTAGTACTTGATGTTTTGGCAATGAATCATGTAAGGAAAAGTGATGTAGTCAGATATAAATCTAAAGCTTTATTGATTTGTATCCTTTATGCTGTATCAGATGAAGTGCATTATTAGGCAATTGCTGTAGGAATATCAGTATTAGCAGATACTAAGTTATCAAAAAAAAGGGGAGAAAAAACAGTAAAGTTAATAAATAGAAGGTTTTATAGAAATGGTACATAAAAAAATAATATTAAACAGTTGACAGAAAAGATGTTAAATAAGATAATTAATACTATGAATGTAGTTTTTGGTAAATGGATGATGGATATGACATTCTACTCCAGGGTGTTCATATATAAATAAAAAATATAAAGAAAGAAGGAGGCAAATGATGAAGAAAAGGATTATTAGTTTAACGTTAGTTTTTGCTTTGGTATTATCTAGTTTCACCAATGTATTTGCTGCACAAAGTGAAAGCCTATTAGATCCATTTGTTGATGGTGTGTTTGATTTATATGGTGATTATCCTACATATGTAACTGAACTTATAGATCTTTACCATGATGCAGATGATGCTGATCAAATTGCTGAAATGTATAAACTTATGTTTGGCGCATTAGCAGGTTATCAACAAGAAAGATTAGAATCTTTTGGAGCTACAGCAGATGCTTTACAAGAATTCATCAGTTTTGTTGAAGGAGAAGAAGGAGAATATGATGTACAGAACCTAAAGGATTATCTTGAAACAGATAATAAAGTAGCATTTAAAAATGCTTTAGGTATCAGACTCGATGAGTTTGAAGATGCATTGGTTGATGCAGGACTGGACCTTGACAAATTATTAGCTGGATTCGAAAATATGGGAAAGGTTTTTGGTTATATTAATGCTGTAGGATCACTTGAAATGAAGGTAGCATCCTATAATAAGAGCTCAAAGATCTTGAAATTTGATGAGGCAGAAGTAATGAAACTTATTAATGCTTTTAACGATATGAATGATGATGCTATTGAAAGTATTGAACCTGTACTTGAGGCAGTAGGAGTAGCAGAGACTTATTTTAATAACAATTTATCAAGTAATGATAAAGCAGCAATAGTCACATATTTAGATGACGTTTGTGATATTATTAAATACACTTCTTCAGGTGGTGGATCAAGTTCAGGTGGTGGTTCTAATAATGATCCTGTTGAACCTATTGAACCATCAGACATAGGTGATAAAGCTGAAGAAGCCAATAGTGAACAAGATGCTAATGAAGTTATAGATAGTTCAGTAGATTCAGTTGAAAGTATTGATCCTAGCGAGCAAGAGGATGAAGAAGTTGTAGAATCTGTAGGGAAAGTTCTTGATGCTATTGAAGAAGTTGTAAATTTAGTTGAATCACCTGCTGCAGCTAAAAAAGCTGTAGATGCAGTTAGTGACACGATTGATAAAATTGCCAGCATTGCAAGTGAAGTAGATAGTGAATCTGCTAAAGAATTAGTAGAGGATGTTACTAATACAGTACAAGAGATGGCAGCAGTGGTTAGTAAATTAGATCCAACAGAAGCAACTGCTACTGCAGAAAAGTTCCTTGAGAATGTTGAAAAGATTGCAGATGTTGTTGAGTCTGATGATTTAGAAGATGCAGCTACAGAGGTTGCTCAAAAAGCTGTAGAAGCTACAGGTACTGTTGAGTCATCATCTGGAACTATTGCAGAAAGTACATTATTAAATACTGCAGACAAAGTAGAAAATGCAGCTGATAAATTAAGTAAGAGTGATCTAGTTAATGATGAGCTAGAAGTTGTTATTACAGTTAATTCAGATGCAAAAGCAACTTTACCATCTCTTAATCAAGTATTTGAGAAAGTTGATGTAGTGAAATTAAATACAACAAGTGGAACAATTGAAGTTGATGCAAATACATTGCCAGCAGACGTTGCTGAATCAGGATTTACATTTACAGCTGAAGTTGTAAGTGATACAACTAACCAAATTGTTGTGGATTTAAACTTGAATTCTGGTGATAAAAAGGTTAGCTCATTCAACGCACCAATGACTGTTGGTATACCTTTTGAATTAGGAAATAATCAAAATCCTAAAGCTATTACAGTTTATCAATTGTTAGACGATGGTTCCACTGTATTAGTTGGTGGTTACTATGATGAAGAATCAGGTCTAGCTGTATTTGAGACTAGTCACTTTAGTAAATACTTTGCTAAATTTACAGTAAAGACATTTAATGATATGAGTGGAGTTGCATGGGCAAATGAGGCTGTAATGGCTTTAGCTGGTAAAGATATTATCGGTGGTAAAGGTGAAGGTAAATTTGATCCAATGAGTAACATTACAAAAGCTGAATTTGTTGCTCTTATTACAAGAACTTATAAGTTAGAAGGTAACGTGGAGACTTTACCATTTACTGATGTGGATACTAGCGATTGGTATGCAGAAGCTGTAGCAGCTGCATATGAAAATGGTTTGATTCAAGGTAATGATGGGGGCTTTGCTCCTAATAGTAATATTACACGTCAAGAGATGGCTGTTATTATGGCTAATGTACTTGGTATGAGAGGTTACGATAGTTTTGATCAAGATGCTTATAAAGTATTCGGCGATCAAACAAAGATTGCTTCTTGGGCTAAAACACCAGTTAGTTTAGTTGTTGATGAAGAGATTATACATGGTTATACAGATGGAAACTTCCATCCAACAGAAACTGCAACTCGTGCTGAAGCAGCTATGATGATTTACAATATCCTTGATAAATAATTAAAAAAGAAGACTAGGTAGGAATTCCTGTCTAGTCTTCTAAGTATTCATATTAACTGACAGAGGTGAATCATGAAAAGAAGTATAGTAGCTTATCTAATCATAGTTGTTCTTATACTTAGTGGATGTAGCCAAAGCAATTATTATACCAGCCGTGAAGAGTTGACTTTGAAGGATGATCAAGTCGGGGATAAAATAGATAGTGAAGTAAAAGATCAGGAGATTAGACTTCAAGAAGACCCAGAAGAAAAGTTAGAGGAACAGATAGCTCAAGTTGAAGAAGGCGAAGTAAAAAAGGAAATTTCTGAAGTTAAAGGAACATATATAGATAATTCAAATGAAGTAAAACAGGTTAATGAAGATAATAATAATGCCGATATAGAGGTCAAAGACCAAACACTAGTAAATTTAGAAGAAGATAATGCACAAGGAAATGTGGCTGATTCAGAAGAAGCAAAGGATGAAGAAGTTACGTTAATGGAGAAAGAAAACGATGATGACGTATTTGATGATAATGCTGTTGAAGATGTGGTAAATGAAGAAGCTGGTGAAAGTAGCGAAGATATTGTCAATGAATACAGAGAAAAATATGGTGATGAAGTAGATGATGTAGATGAAGCAACAGGTGAAGCTCTTTTAAGTAAAGTGGATCAGGATTATTTATTAGGATTATATGATAATGGTCTAACCGAAAGAGAAGAGGAAGAAATGATCACTTATCTGCATAATCATTTAACTGATCAGGAATATGAAACAATGAAAGAACTTATTAATAAATATATTCATCTTTTAAGTGAAGAAGATTAAGGGAGGATGCTATGGTCGACATACATAGTCATATATTATATGGTATTGATGACGGTGCTAGATCATCGGAAGATACCCTTAAAATGTTAAGAATAGCAGAACAAGAAGGTATAAAAGCTATTATAGCTACCCCCCATTATATACAAGGCTATAACAGTTATAATGCAAAGGATTTAGTAGAAAGATATGAGGAAGTTAAAGAGTTAATAGCTGAACATAAGATAGATATAGCTATCTATTTAGGAAATGAGTTAAGTATAGATTATAAATTAGTTAAGGCTTTAGAAGATGACGAAGCCAAGACATTAGCAGATTCTAATTATGTTTTATTAGAGTTTCCTTTTAGTTCTTGGTCCGATCAATTTGAAAATATCCTATTTAATCTAAGCGTTAAAGGGTATAAGATCATTATCGCCCATGTGGAACGTTACGGACAAATTGAAAAGGATATGAACTTGGTTAGAGAATGGATAGAAAAGGGTTACTATATACAAGTTAATGCGGGATCACTTACAGGGTTATCAGGATCGAAGGTACAAGAAAGAGCAATTACCTTGGTTCAACACGACATGGTCCATTTTGTTGCAACAGATAGCCATTCACCACTAAAAAGGGCACCTTTTATACAAAAAGCCTATAACATGTTATGTGACTTAGTTGGTGAAGAGAAAGCTAATACACTATGCTATACCAATGCTATGGCAGTTATCAACAATGGTGTTATATCAGATGTTCAACCCAAAGCAATTAGGCCAAAGAATTTAGTACAAAGATTCATGGCTTATTGTGGGAGCATTTTCTAAATACAAGGAGGTTTACAATGGATCAAGAGTACAATGAAATTGACTTGAAGGAAATTTTTCATGCTATCTTGAAAAGATGGTGGATTATACTCATCACCACTGTGTTAGCAGTAACGGCAACAGGACTTATTACTTTTTTTGTATTAGAACCAGTATACTCTGTGCATACAACGCTATTTGTAGGAACGGAGGGATCTGGTCTATCAGAAGAAATTCTTGGACTTAGTTCAGAGATGCTAAATATTAACTCAAAGCTGGTAGGTGACTATCGTGAAATTGCTAAGTCAAGAACTGTAGCTAAGGAAGTTATACGTGAGCTTGATTTAGACGACAGCGTCAGTGGATTTCAAGATAAAGTCCAGGTTACAAGTATACCAGATACAAGGATTTTTAAGATTACCTATGAAGATCCCGATCCAGAGTTAGTGACGGATATTGTTAATAAGTTAGCCGAAGTGTTAATACAAAAAGCAAAAGATAT contains:
- a CDS encoding VanZ family protein: MRKKYLISAYLVLDVLAMNHVRKSDVVRYKSKALLICILYAVSDEVHY
- the galU gene encoding UTP--glucose-1-phosphate uridylyltransferase GalU, with the protein product MKVRKAIIPAAGLGTRFLPATKAQPKEMLPIVDKPTLQYIVEEAVDSGIEEILIITGRNKKSIEDHFDRSIELELELEKKGKDDMLTEVRKISNMVNIHYIRQKEPKGLGHAIHCAKSFIGNEPFAVLLGDDIVHNPSKPCLKQMIDAYDEYKTSILGVQEVADADVSKYGIVDGKHIEDSVYKVKGLVEKPSKEEAPSNVAILGRYIINPVIFEILEHITPGKGEEIQLTDALNDLAQREAMYAYNFEGKRYDVGNKLGFLEATVEFALRCEDLTDEFLKYLSKTVKEESEGIELDEIIVSEV
- a CDS encoding GDP-mannose 4,6-dehydratase, whose translation is MSYKTLDATKTYLITGAAGFIGFYLSKKLLEKGCRVIGIDNINGYYDVNLKYERLEKLNPFENFTFIKGNISDKAMIMETFVEFKPNIVVNLAAQAGVRYSIENPDVYIESNIIGFFNILEACRYNPVDHLVYASSSSVYGSNKKVPFEETDFVDHPVSLYAATKKSNELMAHTYSHLYKIPATGLRFFTVYGPIGRPDMAYFDFVDKHFKGEPIKIFNNGDFKNDLYRDFTYVDDIVEGIERLLSNPPSIIIEERGEKSVHHRVFNIGNNSPEKLMTFIRTLEKALSNALGRKVEFDKLFESLKAGDVPATYASTDKLQEVVGFKPSIGIEEGLQRFADWYVKYYGVK
- a CDS encoding oligosaccharide flippase family protein; amino-acid sequence: MSSKKKVLENSFLYMFSSFLVKAMGFLLLPVYTLFLMPDEFGVSNLVAGFINVATFIVAFSLYSAAIRFYADYSENQVKLKKFYSTLVSFIIISGFIFLSLGILFRDIFVSIFFEGVEFYPIVLIAFLSLIFVSLFTMHQSILQGMQQGKKLTKINLTVFVISSIFRIVLISVFDLGVVGFLLAQLIVYIGYFIYMIYDLKKKDLLEWTIDMRILKESLKYSIPLMPHNLSTNIASLASRIFINTTGSLATVGLYSIAMQFGNLIDIVQMSVNRAFQPWFYEMMKKHDTESIKEAVNLSNVLLIFYSLIYMGIGLFSQEVVILMTNDDYTLAWTVIPILVVGFSVKSMYYFYVNIIMFYKAAARKLFIATIIGSFVDIILAYLLVPHYGMYGSAISFLLAKIIIVYIAIFLSKLYDNVGYSVLKMLSIIVPSLLFMAVGLYFSYTRYLTVFSFSNLIYKVIVVVTYICFVYLTNKKIIDKSLKSVKFQRVLKKKKP
- a CDS encoding tyrosine-protein phosphatase, which codes for MVDIHSHILYGIDDGARSSEDTLKMLRIAEQEGIKAIIATPHYIQGYNSYNAKDLVERYEEVKELIAEHKIDIAIYLGNELSIDYKLVKALEDDEAKTLADSNYVLLEFPFSSWSDQFENILFNLSVKGYKIIIAHVERYGQIEKDMNLVREWIEKGYYIQVNAGSLTGLSGSKVQERAITLVQHDMVHFVATDSHSPLKRAPFIQKAYNMLCDLVGEEKANTLCYTNAMAVINNGVISDVQPKAIRPKNLVQRFMAYCGSIF
- a CDS encoding UDP-glucose dehydrogenase family protein, which produces MYKISVAGTGYVGLVAGVCFAEVGHQVTCVDIDEKKVNLMKSGVSPIYEVDLEGLMQKNYAEGRLDYTTDYKTAYRESDAIFIGVGTPEQPDGSANLSYIATVARQIAENIEKDCLVVVKSTVPVGTNDKVEQFIKDFLVNDVKVEVASNPEFLAQGTAVHDTLHAARIIIGTESKWAEEMLMNIYEPFKLPTVSVNRRSAEMIKYASNDFLALKISYMNDIANLCELVGANIQDVAKGMSYDERIGAKFLNAGIGYGGSCFPKDTKALEYLARQNGYELRTIKAAIDVNKDQKTLLYKKACRRLITFTGLKVAVLGLTFKPGTDDLREAPSLENVPLLLEAGSDICAYDPVGKDNFNSVYPEGKIGQGSIKYVENAEEALKGANICFIFTEWDEIKAVLPEDYKKLMKTPLIYDGRNLYNNEVMKEVGVEYYSIGRPYMRLSNAMAEVAATKN
- a CDS encoding YveK family protein translates to MDQEYNEIDLKEIFHAILKRWWIILITTVLAVTATGLITFFVLEPVYSVHTTLFVGTEGSGLSEEILGLSSEMLNINSKLVGDYREIAKSRTVAKEVIRELDLDDSVSGFQDKVQVTSIPDTRIFKITYEDPDPELVTDIVNKLAEVLIQKAKDIVKVDNIQVIDEAEVPMFPVKPNKLMNIAISAILGIMLGVFIIFLIEFLDNTIKTPEDVEKVLGLNVLGTIPTFEGEERR
- a CDS encoding S-layer homology domain-containing protein; its protein translation is MKKRIISLTLVFALVLSSFTNVFAAQSESLLDPFVDGVFDLYGDYPTYVTELIDLYHDADDADQIAEMYKLMFGALAGYQQERLESFGATADALQEFISFVEGEEGEYDVQNLKDYLETDNKVAFKNALGIRLDEFEDALVDAGLDLDKLLAGFENMGKVFGYINAVGSLEMKVASYNKSSKILKFDEAEVMKLINAFNDMNDDAIESIEPVLEAVGVAETYFNNNLSSNDKAAIVTYLDDVCDIIKYTSSGGGSSSGGGSNNDPVEPIEPSDIGDKAEEANSEQDANEVIDSSVDSVESIDPSEQEDEEVVESVGKVLDAIEEVVNLVESPAAAKKAVDAVSDTIDKIASIASEVDSESAKELVEDVTNTVQEMAAVVSKLDPTEATATAEKFLENVEKIADVVESDDLEDAATEVAQKAVEATGTVESSSGTIAESTLLNTADKVENAADKLSKSDLVNDELEVVITVNSDAKATLPSLNQVFEKVDVVKLNTTSGTIEVDANTLPADVAESGFTFTAEVVSDTTNQIVVDLNLNSGDKKVSSFNAPMTVGIPFELGNNQNPKAITVYQLLDDGSTVLVGGYYDEESGLAVFETSHFSKYFAKFTVKTFNDMSGVAWANEAVMALAGKDIIGGKGEGKFDPMSNITKAEFVALITRTYKLEGNVETLPFTDVDTSDWYAEAVAAAYENGLIQGNDGGFAPNSNITRQEMAVIMANVLGMRGYDSFDQDAYKVFGDQTKIASWAKTPVSLVVDEEIIHGYTDGNFHPTETATRAEAAMMIYNILDK